From a region of the Nothobranchius furzeri strain GRZ-AD chromosome 12, NfurGRZ-RIMD1, whole genome shotgun sequence genome:
- the LOC107376254 gene encoding envoplakin: MSKKKEYSPAKINRTQVSELALVIARMQKNADQVEKNILQAEKLLDSDKLRDQKNEALLNKRESADELAQAEGLLKDLFMDVDKAKKLRHPQASEIEKDVKNLHERWIKDCEVFRELYHQVQDLDLGPKVDWNTVLQEKQNQLSPETYGPKLSDVEKQIAAHNLLHKEIEAYNTQLQSGTPTSKEDFAALKRKYAELLESSRRRSNNLASLYEYMQSCSKELAYLSGQQDRILQRDWSDLMADPSGVRMEYEKFKSNGLLAHESEVNQLKAKGDHLINANHPGSSTIMMHSDAVQLEWQAFLNLCLAQEVHLDNIDQYKKFQLEAETLSDSLERLHSSLDTKSFSNKTNSEILWALEADEPAVKRNEQRLEALRERSSSVLPLQLRRLQPTKPTAVVSLCDWEEGEETVAREEMLILRSNADQKKWELEDSNGTIKTLPGVCFEIPPPDAESLNSVRSLEKKLRDLKGRRSELMLSLKSPPVEAIRPQKAAVIESSPEDTKSAELISEIDRISKALDRSEKEILNRLRAPLDNRNPTRDLETRQRDREKFVQTVKQLESDKSTVQREMDPILTKKPLGPAASTVALKLNAADNKIHNITTLLDLYDKKATASMFLEKQLDKVDGLVSGFEDKLAANRIIEDKPNVLQTLNQELQAMQKDALSKNDELKKLGKDLDLTKQACDHLQQSFNEYCPDIRRQESDVKHLKNRYTNVNNHIADRLALLQKGNNKNQEFENAVQSLDFFLVNVPNNAIKPTDDLAEIAAKEQSQKKVVEDISKRSGDLDRVKHLSSDLQRVLNDYETKSNTYSETLGKEEKGDVNDKIPVKTLAKGVQNKEKNLANLFAEVFAENDQRLAQMRTAKNIMARNEEKVSQVVVSQQLQLQSQQKDLEQTGGLKRDLTEEINRRELTEKNLETFRTRFLSLKSRRGVERVEEKEVVQYYRDPKLELELQSLKDRVHNEELRRSKTQSEIEMINEKIISLEVQLNRVEPKLITKVVTEYERDPQLDKEAARIKDEMEKIRLYLQTRDTETVSVKTELTVLSQQKPKIREKVVKKEVVRLEKDPEMLKAVLTFQGDIAEEELRSKSLNDLIFSTRSQINTLERVIPTIEPKIITKVVKQVQQDPDVIEDAKRLKMVLEEEKDENVILLKDLTTLQLRLGELEQLKPKVEVKEIVNEIYRIDPDTEVELMRLKKELQDSGRKRVDLEKEIEIVMETLTNLRAQKPKVEYKEVTQEVIKEEKSPEVIRELQRLNNQVNRLQVNYDTTFELLSRLRKERDDLKDEKSKVETQLVSKEIIKYENDPLLEKEADRLRRNVREEIHQRRLVEESLFDLQNQYITLERQKPEEKIVTQEVVRLQKDPKQFLEHDKLNKNLDDEMKMRRKLELEVRQLRARIEEKERNLAEMDERQKKIQVESELRQIKSRILELENTPSPVQEKIIIEEVLKVERDPKLEKLTNDLRSGLETEGTNISRLEREIRTLRIKLEVLEKEKSIEKVVYREVVRVEKDPAVEAERDHVRELLNQERNLRQMQEDSIHKVNMQIKHISASKSVTSQEEATLFSLRDALKREKEDLLHQLKIQESERQSISIAFQQQSKLVSERNQMARQRSLKTTSEVQRLEREILNEKDIIHQRETLIAELRNSIKSEDYSETHTRETNLSTRITILDPETGKDLSPYDAYLQGVIDRNHYLQLSQLECDWEEITRTGPDGDTTILQDRKSGQQYSVKDALKEGRLTEYDVARYKEGKIPISEFALLVAGQIQKPYVPPPTLKTPTKATATSPLNSMSSSRSYSSLNTHLSGSLSSIAASTADEYFPISGVFDTTTDSRMSVRSALTRKLIDADTALRLLEAQAASGGIVDLTKKDKLSVHKAVEVGLIESGQMYKLLSAQKAFTGVEDPTTKERLATGQAAQKGYIPKENAKRFLEAQYLTGGLVDPKKAGRLTVDEALAAKLIDDTMADELKDEASHTKELIDPITKEKISYKQAIDLCRRDITTGLLLLPAASTSANAPSYSNYRFSSSSVF; encoded by the exons ATGTCGAAGAAAAAGGAGTACAGCCCTGCGAAGATCAACAG AACCCAGGTCAGCGAACTGGCTCTGGTGATCGCTCGGATGCAGAAGAATGCAGATCAGGTGGAGAAAAACATCCTGCAAGCAGAAAAGCTGCTGGATTCG GACAAACTTAGAGATCAGAAGAACGAGGCGCTCCTCAACAAGAGGGAGAGCGCAGACGAGCTGGCCCAGGCCGAGGGTCTGCTGAAGGATCTGTTCATGGATGTGGACAAAGCCAAGAAGCTGAGGCACCCCCAGGCTTCAGAGATAGAGAAAGA TGTGAAGAACCTCCACGAACGCTGGATTAAGGACTGTGAGGTCTTCAGGGAGCTCTACCACCAGGTACAGGACTTGGACTTGGGGCCAAAAGTCGACTGGAACACCGTGCTGCAGGAGAAACAG AACCAGTTAAGTCCTGAGACCTACGGACCCAAATTATCTGATGTGGAGAAGCAGATCGCTGCTCACAACCTCCTGCACAAAGAGATCGAGGCCTACAACACCCAGCTGCAGTCCGGCACACCCACCTCAAAG GAGGACTTTGCCGCCCTGAAAAGGAAATATGCAGAACTCTTg GAGAGTTCGCGGCGCAGAAGCAACAACCTGGCCTCTTTGTATGAGTACATGCAGAGCTGCAGCAAGGAGCTGGCCTACCTGTCGGGCCAGCAGGATCGGATCCTCCAGAGGGACTGGAGCGACCTCATGGCGGACCCCTCTGGTGTCAGGATGGAGTACGAG AAATTTAAATCCAATGGGCTCCTCGCACACGAGAGCGAGGTCAACCAGCTGAAGGCAAAAGGAGACCATCTCATTAATGCAAACCACCCTGGCAGCAGCACAATAATG ATGCACAGTGATGCGGTTCAGTTAGAGTGGCAAGCCTTCCTCAACCTGTGTCTGGCCCAGgaggttcacctggacaacatcgATCAGTACAAGAAG TTCCAGCTGGAAGCAGAAACGTTGTCCGATTCTCTAGAGAGACTCCATTCATCTCTGGATACAAAGTCCTTCAGCAACAAGACCAACTCAGAGATCTTGTGGGCTCTGGAG GCTGATGAGCCGGCTGTTAAGAGGAACGAGCAACGGCTGGAAGCCCTCAGGGAGCGCAGCAGCAGTGTTTTACCCCTGCAGCTCCGCCGGCTGCAGCCGACCAAGCCCACCGCAGTGGTGTCGCTGTGTGACTGGGAGGAAGGGGAG GAGACGGTGGCGCGAGAAGAGATGCTGATCCTGAGGTCCAACGCTGACCAAAAGAAGTGGGAGCTTGAGGACAGCAATGGGACGATCAAAACTCTCCCGGGGGTGTGTTTTGAGATCCCACCTCCTGATGCGGAGTCCCTGAACTCAGTCAGGAG CCTGGAAAAAAAGCTGAGAGACCTGAAGGGACGTAGATCAGAGCTGATGTTGTCTCTGAAGAGCCCTCCTGTGGAGGCGATTCGCCCTCAGAAGGCAG CTGTCATAGAAAGTTCTCCAGAGGACACCAAATCTGCAGAACTCATCAGTGAAATAGACAGGATCAGCAAAGCCCTGGACAGGAGCGAGAAGGAAATCCTGAACCGGCTGAGGGCTCCGCTGGATAACCGGAATCCCACACGAGACCTGGAGACCAGGCAGCGGGACCGGGAG AAATTTGTCCAgactgtgaaacagctggaatctGACAAGTCCACCGTCCAAAGAGAGATGGATCCCATCCTGACCAAGAAGCCTCTGGGACCCGCGGCCTCCACCGTGGCGCTCAAACTCAACGCTGCCGACAACAAGATCCACAACATCACCACACTCCTCGATCTTTATGATAAAAA AGCGACCGCCTCCATGTTCCTGGAGAAACAGCTGGACAAGGTAGATGGTTTAGTCTCAGGGTTCGAAGACAAGCTGGCTGCAAATCGCATCATTGAAGACAAACCCAACGTTCTTCAGACTCTCAACCAGGAGCTGCAG GCCATGCAAAAGGACGCTCTCTCAAAAAACGATGAGCTGAAAAAATTAGGCAAAGATTTGGACCTGACAAAGCAAGCGTGTGACCACCTGCAGCAGAGCTTCAACGAGTACTGCCCAGACATCCGCCGCCAGGAGAGCGACGTGAAACACCTGAAGAACCGCTACACCAACGTCAACAACCACATCGCCGATCG GTTGGCTCTTCTGCAGAAAGGAAACAACAAAAATCAGGAGTTTGAAAACGCCGTTCAGTCGCTGGATTTCTTCCTGGTCAACGTGCCGAACAACGCCATCAAGCCTACTGATGATCTGGCAGAAATAGCAGCCAAGGAGCAATCTCAGAAG AAAGTTGTGGAGGACATCAGTAAGAGGTCTGGTGATTTAGACCGAGTGAAGCACCTGTCCAGTGACCTGCAGCGAGTTTTAAAC GACTACGAGACCAAGTCAAACACTTACTCTGAGACTCTGGGTAAGGAAGAGAAAGGCGATGTCAACGATAAAATCCCGGTTAAGACTCTGGCTAAAGGCGTACAGAATAAG GAGAAAAACCTTGCGAACCTCTTTGCTGAAGTTTTTGCTGAAAACGACCAGCGACTCGCTCAGATGAGGACGGCCAAGAACATTATGGCAAGG AACGAGGAGAAAGTCAGTCAGGTGGTGGTCAGTCAGCAGCTGCAGCTCCAGAGCCAGCAGAAGGACCTGGAACAAACCGGTGGTCTGAAAAGAGACCTAACTGAAGAAATTAACAGACGTGAACTCACTGAGAAAAACTTGGAAACCTTCCGTACGAGGTTCCTGTCGTTGAAGAGCAGGAGAGGAGTGGAGAGggtggaggagaaggaggtgGTGCAGTATTACCGAGACCCCAAACTGGAGCTGGAGCTTCAGTCACTGAAAGATCGCGTCCACAACGAAGAACTGAGGAGATCAAAAACCCAGTCCGAGATAGAAATGATCAATGAGAAGATCATCTCTCTGGAGGTCCAGTTGAACAGAGTCGAACCTAAACTGATAACCAAAGTGGTCACCGAGTACGAGCGAGACCCCCAGCTGGACAAAGAGGCAGCTAGGATTAAAGACGAGATGGAAAAGATACGACTCTATCTTCAGACAAGAGACACAGAAACGGTCAGCGTGAAAACCGAGCTCACGGTCCTGTCTCAGCAGAAACCAAAGATCAGGGAGAAGGTCGTGAAGAAGGAAGTGGTGAGACTTGAAAAAGACCCAGAGATGCTGAAAGCTgttctcaccttccagggtgacatcGCAGAGGAAGAACTGAGATCCAAGTCTCTAAACGATTTGATCTTTAGCACAAGGAGCCAGATTAACACTCTGGAAAGGGTCATCCCCACCATCGAACCCAAGATCATCACCAAGGTGGTGAAGCAAGTTCAGCAAGATCCAGATGTGATCGAGGACGCTAAGAGGCTGAAAATGGTTCTGGAAGAGGAGAAGGATGAGAACGTGATCCTGCTGAAAGACCTGACCACCCTACAGCTACGCTTGGGTGAGCTGGAGCAGCTCAAGCCCAAAGTGGAGGTCAAAGAGATCGTCAATGAGATCTACAGAATCGATCCTGACACCGAAGTCGAGCTGATGCGTCTGAAGAAAGAGCTGCAGGACTCGGGCCGGAAACGTGTGGACCTGGAGAAAGAGATCGAGATCGTCATGGAGAccctgacaaacctgcgtgctcaGAAGCCCAAAGTGGAGTACAAGGAGGTAACCCAGGAGGTGATCAAAGAAGAGAAGAGCCCAGAGGTCATCAGGGAGTTGCAAAGGCTGAACAACCAAGTCAACCGTCTGCAAGTCAACTATGACACCACCTTTGAGCTGCTGTCCCGTCTACGTAAGGAAAGAGATGATCTGAAGGACGAGAAATCTAAAGTGGAGACGCAGCTTGTGTCTAAAGAGATCATCAAATATGAAAACGACCCTCTCCTGGAGAAAGAGGCGGACCGACTTCGGAGAAACGTGAGGGAGGAGATTCACCAACGCCGCCTTGTGGAGGAAAGTCTCTTCGACCTTCAGAACCAGTACATCACCCTTGAGCGTCAGAAGCCGGAGGAAAAGATCGTGACACAGGAGGTGGTTCGTCTTCAGAAGGACCCAAAGCAGTTCCTGGAACACGACAAGTTAAACAAGAACCTGGATGATGAGATGAAGATGCGTCGGAAACTCGAGTTAGAGGTCAGACAGCTGAGAGCCCGGATCGAAGAAAAAGAGAGGAACCTGGCTGAGATGGATGAGCGTCAGAAGAAGATCCAAGTAGAGTCCGAGCTGAGGCAGATCAAGTCCCGTATTCTTGAGCTGGAGAACACTCCGTCACCTGTTCAGGAGAAAATCATCATAGAGGAGGTCCTGAAAGTAGAGAGGGACCCCAAGCTGGAAAAACTCACCAATGATCTTCGCTCAGGCTTGGAGACGGAGGGTACCAACATCAGCCGCTTGGAGAGAGAAATTAGAACCCTCAGGATCAAGTTGGAAGTCCTTGAAAAGGAGAAGTCAATTGAGAAGGTAGTTTACAGAGAGGTTGTCCGTGTGGAGAAGGACCCAGCAGTAGAAGCTGAGAGGGATCATGTCAGAGAGCTACTGAATCAGGAGCGAAATCTCAGACAGATGCAGGAAGACAGCATCCACAAAGTAAACATGCAAATCAAACACATCTCTGCATCCAAGTCTGTGACCTCTCAGGAGGAGGCAACGCTCTTCTCCCTCAGAGATGCTCTCAAGAGGGAGAAGGAGGACCTCCTCCATCAACTCAAAATACAGGAGTCCGAACGGCAAAGCATCAGCATAGCTTTCCAGCAGCAGTCCAAGCTAGTGAGTGAGAGGAACCAGATGGCGCGACAGAGGAGTCTAAAAACCACGTCTGAGGTTCAGCGGCTGGAGAGGGAGATCCTGAATGAGAAGGACATCATACACCAGAGAGAAACGCTCATCGCCGAGCTGCGCAACAGCATCAAAAGCGAGGACTATTCTGAAACTCACACCAGGGAGACGAATCTTTCAACAAGGATAACCATCCTGGATCCAGAAACCGGCAAAGACCTGTCTCCGTACGACGCCTACTTACAAGGAGTCATCGATCGAAACCACTACCTGCAGCTGTCGCAGCTGGAGTGCGACTGGGAGGAAATAACCAGAACGGGTCCAGATGGAGATACCACAATTTTGCAGGATCGAAAAAGTGGTCAACAGTACTCCGTCAAGGACGCTCTGAAGGAGGGACGCCTGACCGAGTACGATGTGGCCCGCTACAAGGAGGGGAAGATACCCATTTCTGAGTTTGCTCTCCTTGTTGCAGGGCAGATACAGAAGCCTTACGTTCCTCCACCAACACTCAAAACTCCTACCAAAGCCACCGCCACCTCCCCCTTGAACTCCATGTCTTCATCGAGGTCCTACAGCAGCCTGAACACTCACCTCAGTGGAAGCTTAAGCAGTATCGCAGCTTCAACAGCCGACGAATATTTCCCAATCTCCGGTGTGTTCGACACCACCACTGACAGTCGCATGTCGGTGAGAAGCGCTCTTACCCGCAAACTCATCGATGCTGACACAGCTCTGAGGCTGCTGGAGGCGCAGGCGGCCTCCGGTGGGATCGTCGACCTGACCAAGAAGGACAAGCTCTCCGTTCACAAAGCGGTTGAAGTAGGTCTCATCGAATCAGGCCAGATGTACAAACTCCTCAGTGCCCAGAAAGCCTTCACCGGGGTTGAAGATCCTACGACAAAAGAGCGCCTTGCAACGGGGCAGGCAGCGCAGAAAGGGTACATCCCCAAAGAGAACGCCAAGAGGTTCTTGGAGGCACAGTACCTCACTGGGGGGTTGGTGGATCCCAAGAAAGCAGGCCGCCTAACCGTTGATGAGGCCCTCGCTGCCAAACTGATTGATGACACAATGGCAGACGAGCTGAAAGATGAAGCATCACACACCAAAGAGCTGATTGACCCAATCACCAAGGAGAAGATATCCTACAAGCAGGCCATAGACCTGTGTAGGAGAGACATCACCACGGGGCTCCTGCTGCTTCCTGCAGCCTCCACCAGTGCAAATGCTCCGTCATACTCAAACTACCGCTTCAGCTCCTCCAGCGTGTTCTAG